A single genomic interval of Porphyromonas sp. oral taxon 275 harbors:
- the metG gene encoding methionine--tRNA ligase, with product MDNKKNYKRTLITAALPYANGPVHIGHLAGVYIPADIYARYLRLKGEEVLFVSGSDEHGVPVTIKAKKEGVSPQDVVDRYDGIIRDSFARFGMTFDIYGRTTSAMHRDHASAFFRKLYDKGEFIEEESEQYYDPEAQQFLADRYITGTCPRCQNEHAYGDQCERCGSTLSPTDLIQPRSAISGATPELRKTRHWYLPLDRHEAFLKEWILEGHKEWKSNVYGQCKSWLDGGLQPRAVSRDLDWGIPVPVEGAEGKVLYVWFDAPIGYISNTKELLPESWEQWWKDEDTRLLHFIGKDNIVFHCIVFPAMLRAEGSYILPENVPANEFLNLEGDKISTSRNWAVWLNEYLDELPGKEDVLRYVLTANAPETKDNDFTWRDYQARNNNELVAVFGNFVNRALVLTDKYFGGKVPARGALTDFDRETLQGLSEVRQAIERELDSFHFREALKEAMNLARLGNKYLADTEPWKLAKTDMERVATILNISLQITANLVTAFAPFLPHSSAKLREMLQIEQPKWAELGSSELLSVGHQLGQASLLFEKIEDAVIEAQIAKLQAAKEANAAAEAAATPAPTVAEDISFDDFTKLDLRVGTVLECTKVPKADKLLQFRIDDGLGGRTIVSGIAQYYAPEELVGRQVCFIANLPPRKLRGIESQGMILSTEDYTTGQLRLVTPAELVAPGSPIK from the coding sequence ATGGACAATAAGAAGAACTATAAGCGTACCCTCATCACCGCGGCCCTACCCTATGCCAACGGCCCCGTACACATCGGGCACCTCGCAGGGGTCTACATCCCTGCCGACATCTACGCCCGCTACCTCAGGCTCAAGGGCGAGGAGGTGCTCTTCGTCTCCGGCAGTGACGAGCACGGCGTGCCCGTGACGATCAAGGCCAAGAAGGAGGGCGTCAGTCCGCAGGACGTCGTAGACCGCTACGACGGCATCATCCGCGACTCCTTCGCCCGCTTCGGGATGACCTTCGACATCTACGGCCGCACCACCAGTGCCATGCACCGCGACCATGCCTCGGCCTTCTTCCGCAAGCTCTACGACAAGGGCGAGTTCATCGAGGAGGAGAGCGAGCAGTACTACGACCCCGAGGCGCAGCAGTTCCTCGCCGACCGCTACATCACGGGGACTTGCCCCCGCTGCCAGAACGAGCACGCCTACGGTGACCAGTGCGAGCGCTGCGGCTCCACGCTGAGCCCCACCGACCTCATCCAGCCCCGCAGTGCCATCTCGGGAGCCACGCCCGAGCTACGCAAGACCCGCCACTGGTACCTGCCGCTCGACCGGCATGAGGCCTTCCTCAAGGAGTGGATCCTCGAGGGGCACAAGGAGTGGAAGAGCAATGTCTACGGCCAGTGCAAGAGCTGGCTGGACGGCGGCCTACAGCCTCGCGCCGTGAGCCGCGACCTCGACTGGGGCATCCCCGTGCCCGTAGAGGGCGCCGAGGGCAAGGTGCTCTACGTGTGGTTCGACGCGCCCATCGGCTATATCTCCAATACCAAGGAGCTGCTGCCCGAGAGCTGGGAGCAGTGGTGGAAGGATGAGGACACGCGCCTGCTGCACTTCATCGGAAAGGACAACATCGTCTTCCACTGCATCGTTTTCCCCGCTATGCTCCGTGCTGAGGGCAGCTACATCCTGCCGGAGAACGTCCCTGCCAACGAGTTCCTCAACCTCGAGGGGGACAAGATCTCCACGAGTCGCAACTGGGCCGTCTGGCTCAACGAGTACCTCGACGAGCTGCCCGGTAAGGAGGACGTCCTGCGCTACGTGCTGACGGCCAACGCCCCCGAGACGAAGGACAACGACTTCACCTGGCGCGACTACCAGGCACGCAACAACAACGAGCTCGTAGCCGTCTTCGGTAACTTCGTCAACCGCGCCCTGGTGCTGACCGACAAGTACTTCGGCGGCAAGGTCCCTGCCCGCGGGGCGCTCACCGACTTCGACCGCGAGACACTCCAAGGCCTCTCCGAGGTACGCCAGGCTATAGAGCGCGAGCTGGACAGCTTCCACTTCCGCGAGGCGCTCAAGGAGGCCATGAACCTGGCCCGCCTAGGGAATAAGTACCTGGCGGACACCGAGCCCTGGAAGCTAGCCAAGACCGACATGGAGCGCGTAGCGACCATCCTCAACATCTCGCTGCAGATCACAGCGAACCTCGTCACGGCCTTCGCCCCCTTCCTCCCCCACAGCAGCGCCAAGCTCCGCGAGATGCTCCAGATCGAGCAGCCCAAGTGGGCCGAGCTCGGCAGCAGCGAGCTCCTCTCCGTCGGGCACCAGCTGGGGCAGGCTAGCCTCCTCTTCGAGAAGATCGAGGACGCCGTCATCGAGGCACAGATCGCCAAGCTGCAGGCCGCCAAGGAGGCCAACGCCGCCGCCGAGGCCGCTGCTACGCCCGCTCCCACGGTAGCCGAGGACATCAGCTTCGACGACTTCACCAAGCTCGACCTCCGCGTAGGTACCGTACTGGAGTGCACCAAGGTACCGAAGGCGGACAAGCTCCTGCAGTTCCGCATCGACGACGGTCTCGGTGGTCGCACCATCGTCTCGGGTATCGCCCAGTACTACGCTCCCGAGGAGCTAGTAGGCCGTCAGGTGTGCTTCATCGCCAATCTCCCCCCACGCAAGCTACGTGGCATCGAGTCCCAGGGCATGATCCTCTCCACCGAGGACTATACGACGGGGCAGCTGCGCCTCGTCACGCCCGCCGAGCTCGTCGCCCCTGGTAGCCCCATCAAGTAA
- the yihA gene encoding ribosome biogenesis GTP-binding protein YihA/YsxC, producing MIIKSATFVISNSQVRKCPDSRLPEYAFIGRSNVGKSSLINMLTGKKGLAMTSQKPGKTQLINHFLINEAWHLVDLPGYGYARLSKDGREGLKRMIEDYVLEREQLVSLFVLLDCRHEPQKIDLEFVSWLGEHGVPFALVFTKTDKLSKGRLAANVEVYKAKLLEQWEELPPLFVTSSEERLGREELLDYIDSINHTLQ from the coding sequence ATGATCATCAAGAGCGCCACCTTCGTCATCAGCAACAGCCAGGTACGTAAGTGCCCCGACAGTCGCCTGCCCGAATATGCCTTCATCGGGCGGTCCAACGTCGGGAAGTCCTCCCTCATCAACATGCTCACGGGGAAGAAAGGCCTCGCGATGACCTCGCAGAAGCCGGGGAAGACCCAGCTCATCAATCACTTCCTCATCAATGAGGCTTGGCATCTAGTGGACCTCCCCGGCTACGGCTATGCACGCCTCAGCAAGGACGGCCGCGAGGGCCTGAAGCGCATGATCGAGGACTACGTGCTGGAGCGCGAGCAGCTCGTCTCGCTCTTCGTCCTGCTGGACTGCCGCCACGAGCCGCAGAAGATCGACCTCGAGTTCGTCTCCTGGCTCGGCGAGCACGGCGTACCCTTCGCCCTGGTCTTCACCAAGACCGACAAGCTGAGCAAGGGTAGGCTGGCAGCCAATGTGGAGGTCTACAAGGCAAAGCTCCTCGAGCAGTGGGAGGAGCTGCCTCCCCTCTTCGTCACCTCCAGCGAGGAGCGCCTCGGACGCGAGGAGCTGCTGGACTACATCGATAGCATCAACCATACATTACAATAA
- a CDS encoding diacylglycerol kinase family protein: MKRALAIINPISGTGSKRSVPELLGRAYQDTPFELFFTYTREAGHAEELARRAAAEGYDHVIAVGGDGTVNEVARGLLHSSTALGIIPKGSGNGLARTLGIPMNAEQAISALVGAQRAGIDACQVGDRPFFCTCGMGFDAAVSWSFAEADKRGPMTYLQTMVSEYRSFSPDSYRVTLDEGEPFETEAFVLVLANASQYGNNAYIAPAADLSDGLIDLAIIRPFPVLEAAVVLGDLMLGRLEGNKHYETLRARRVRIERGAAGPVHLDGEPFELGATLEVEVLPLALQVLLPQQS; encoded by the coding sequence ATGAAGCGCGCACTGGCGATCATCAATCCTATATCGGGGACGGGCTCCAAGCGCTCCGTCCCCGAGCTCCTAGGGCGTGCCTATCAGGACACGCCCTTTGAGCTTTTCTTCACCTACACTCGGGAGGCGGGGCATGCCGAGGAGCTGGCACGCCGTGCCGCTGCTGAGGGCTACGACCACGTCATCGCCGTCGGTGGAGACGGTACGGTCAATGAGGTTGCACGCGGCCTGCTGCATAGCTCCACAGCCCTAGGGATCATCCCCAAGGGCTCGGGCAACGGGCTGGCGCGCACGCTGGGCATCCCGATGAATGCCGAGCAAGCGATCTCCGCCCTCGTAGGGGCGCAGCGTGCCGGCATCGATGCCTGCCAGGTGGGGGATCGTCCCTTCTTCTGCACCTGCGGGATGGGCTTCGACGCTGCCGTGAGCTGGAGCTTCGCCGAGGCGGACAAGCGTGGGCCGATGACCTACCTACAGACGATGGTCTCAGAGTACCGTAGCTTCAGCCCCGACAGCTACCGTGTGACCCTCGATGAGGGCGAGCCTTTCGAGACGGAGGCCTTCGTCCTCGTCCTGGCCAATGCCTCGCAGTATGGCAATAATGCCTACATCGCTCCCGCGGCTGACCTGTCGGATGGGCTCATAGATCTAGCGATCATACGCCCCTTCCCCGTCCTGGAGGCCGCCGTCGTGCTCGGTGACCTCATGCTGGGCCGCCTCGAGGGCAACAAGCACTACGAGACGCTGCGCGCTCGCCGCGTCCGTATCGAGCGCGGTGCGGCGGGCCCCGTACATCTCGACGGGGAGCCCTTCGAGCTGGGCGCTACCCTCGAGGTCGAGGTGCTGCCGCTCGCCCTTCAGGTGCTCCTACCGCAGCAGTCCTAG
- a CDS encoding bifunctional UDP-sugar hydrolase/5'-nucleotidase → MIKILRSLLPLVCLLSVLSWGAEAAAQGRRASGTKPSVHQLRIIHTTDIHGNVYPYDFLNDRPGTGSMARLSTVMQQVRRESPEALLLDAGDLLQGEPPAYYYNYVDSVTPHLIATSMNYLRYDAVAMGNHDIEPGHQVFDRWGRECKFPLLGANIISDRTGKPYFKPYQIFERSGLRIAVLGFTTPAIPQWVPEHLWKGLHFDDILVSARYWIPRIQQSEHPDLLVVLMHSGLENDNPDYLENAGRALGEGVPGIDLLLVGHDHRKELTWLRPKGSSRDSVHLINPANHLDRVSDIQITVRKQGGKVIAKELRPSFISLEGVAPDPAFLEAFAREERAVKDYLASEVGTLEAEVRGVDALFGTSPYMDIIHRMQLETVQAEISFAAPLKPSAVLPAGKVYMRDLFKFCPFSNYLYAMELTGREIKGYLEHSYAGWAAEMHSAEDHLIRLRPGAKEDDRYKTAVPTFNYSAAQGIDYLVDLTKPEGQRVTILRLTGHSEPFDLERRYRVAVNSYRAGGAGGMLTTGAGIPKEELPKRIVYATSHDQVYHLAEFFRRHRSVRPVNPENWKFLPEAWAKEAAVRDRRFLFPREQR, encoded by the coding sequence ATGATCAAGATCCTCCGTAGCCTCCTCCCCCTCGTCTGCCTCCTCAGCGTCCTCTCCTGGGGCGCTGAGGCCGCGGCCCAGGGACGCCGCGCCAGCGGCACCAAGCCCAGCGTGCACCAGCTGCGCATCATCCACACGACCGACATCCACGGCAACGTCTACCCCTACGACTTCCTCAACGACCGCCCCGGCACGGGCAGCATGGCGCGCCTCTCGACCGTCATGCAGCAGGTGCGCCGCGAGTCGCCCGAGGCCCTGCTGCTGGATGCGGGCGACCTCCTGCAGGGCGAGCCCCCCGCCTACTACTACAACTACGTAGACAGCGTGACGCCTCACCTCATCGCCACCTCGATGAACTACCTGCGCTATGACGCCGTAGCGATGGGCAACCACGACATCGAGCCCGGGCATCAGGTCTTCGATCGCTGGGGGCGCGAGTGCAAGTTCCCCCTTCTCGGTGCCAACATCATCTCGGATCGGACGGGCAAGCCTTACTTCAAGCCCTACCAGATCTTCGAGCGCTCGGGCCTACGTATCGCCGTCCTCGGCTTCACCACGCCCGCCATCCCGCAGTGGGTACCCGAGCATCTGTGGAAGGGCCTGCACTTCGACGACATCCTCGTCTCGGCACGCTACTGGATCCCGCGCATCCAGCAGTCCGAGCACCCTGACCTCCTCGTCGTGCTGATGCACTCGGGGCTGGAGAATGACAATCCCGACTACCTCGAGAACGCAGGCCGCGCCCTCGGCGAAGGTGTCCCAGGCATCGACCTCCTGCTCGTCGGGCACGACCACCGCAAGGAGCTGACCTGGCTCCGCCCCAAGGGCAGTAGCCGCGACTCCGTCCACCTGATCAACCCTGCCAACCACCTCGACCGCGTCTCCGACATCCAGATCACCGTGCGCAAGCAGGGCGGCAAGGTCATCGCCAAGGAGCTCCGCCCCAGCTTCATCTCCCTCGAGGGCGTAGCCCCAGACCCTGCCTTCCTCGAGGCCTTCGCCCGTGAGGAGCGCGCCGTCAAGGACTACCTCGCCAGCGAAGTCGGTACGCTGGAGGCCGAGGTACGTGGCGTCGATGCCCTCTTCGGCACCTCACCCTACATGGACATCATCCACCGCATGCAGCTGGAGACCGTCCAGGCGGAGATCTCCTTCGCCGCCCCGCTCAAGCCAAGCGCCGTGCTGCCTGCGGGTAAGGTCTACATGCGCGACCTGTTCAAGTTCTGCCCCTTCTCCAACTACCTCTACGCCATGGAGCTGACGGGGCGCGAGATCAAGGGCTACCTCGAGCACTCCTACGCGGGCTGGGCTGCAGAGATGCATTCGGCCGAAGACCACCTCATCCGTCTACGCCCTGGGGCGAAGGAGGACGACCGCTACAAGACAGCCGTCCCGACCTTCAACTACAGCGCCGCCCAGGGCATCGACTACCTCGTCGACCTCACCAAGCCCGAGGGGCAGCGCGTGACCATACTTAGGCTGACGGGGCACAGCGAGCCCTTCGACCTCGAGCGCCGCTACCGTGTGGCGGTGAACTCCTACCGTGCGGGCGGTGCGGGCGGCATGCTCACCACGGGCGCTGGCATCCCCAAGGAGGAGCTGCCGAAGCGTATCGTCTACGCCACCTCCCACGACCAGGTCTACCACCTAGCGGAGTTCTTCCGCCGCCACCGCAGCGTACGCCCCGTGAATCCCGAGAACTGGAAGTTCCTCCCCGAGGCTTGGGCTAAGGAGGCTGCCGTGCGTGACCGCCGCTTCCTCTTCCCCCGCGAGCAGCGCTAG
- a CDS encoding cation-translocating P-type ATPase, with amino-acid sequence MTKQNYPLLGMSCASCAAHATKALEALPGVTSAAVSLPSASALIEYDETLCTPEQLQAAVAAVGYELRIDPSEEEQLEELAELEQRSLRRRTLLAVLLSLLVMTLMMLHHGHPMGRAEALVSALATGVVLGYAGRDFYLRAWRQLRARAAGMDLLVALSTGVAYSYSLVQLALALLGGQEEALQQLYFEAASMTIAFVLLGKYLEARAQQRTQRALRALIRSGVKEVDEVQPDGSTRRLPLDEVHPGMVLRAAPHALFAVDGRVLTGESYAEEQLITGESLPVTKAPGAQVWAGTLNGSGTIDYRAEAVGGQTVVARIVRLVQEAGASRAPIQRTVDGVARIFVPVIVLLAVLTLLLWGFLGGAEGWEHGLTAALTVLIIACPCALGLATPTAIMVGIGHAAEEGLLIRDAETLEAALHIDTLVLDKTGTLTEGRPELRQIHWLSGEEQGSPQLRLILSALEARTSHPLGAAVVRGLEPSLPRLVLRPLQLTAVSERAGRGLEGTVAGTRYFVGSRRYIEEQGISLAPELQPLLEAAAAEGLTTSFFAREGELLALLQLSDTLRPSAASALAELRQQGKRLILLTGDNEAVARSVAAQLGIDEVVASVLPDGKADYVARLQTAGHRVAMLGDGVNDAAALARADLSLAMGQGSDLALETAQVTLRGSDLAKLPLLFRIAQRTLRTIHTNLFWASVYNLLAVPLAAGGLYLLVGRQLDPMLAGGLMMLSSLSVVLNSLLSRRGR; translated from the coding sequence ATGACGAAGCAAAACTATCCACTACTCGGGATGAGCTGCGCCAGCTGCGCCGCTCATGCTACCAAGGCGCTGGAGGCGCTCCCAGGCGTCACCAGTGCCGCCGTCAGCCTCCCCTCCGCCTCCGCCCTCATCGAGTACGACGAGACGCTCTGCACGCCTGAGCAGCTGCAGGCGGCCGTGGCCGCCGTCGGCTACGAGCTGCGTATCGACCCGAGCGAGGAGGAGCAGCTGGAGGAGCTCGCTGAGCTCGAGCAGCGCAGCCTCAGACGGCGCACGCTGCTGGCTGTCCTCCTCTCGCTGCTCGTGATGACGCTGATGATGCTCCACCACGGCCACCCGATGGGGCGCGCCGAGGCCCTCGTGAGCGCACTGGCTACGGGCGTAGTGCTGGGCTATGCGGGGCGGGACTTCTACCTCCGTGCCTGGCGTCAGCTACGTGCCCGAGCTGCGGGGATGGACCTGCTGGTCGCCCTCAGCACGGGGGTGGCCTATAGCTACAGCCTCGTGCAGCTCGCCCTCGCCCTCCTCGGGGGGCAGGAGGAGGCGCTGCAGCAGCTCTACTTCGAGGCCGCCTCGATGACCATAGCCTTCGTGCTCCTGGGCAAGTACCTCGAGGCTCGCGCCCAGCAGCGTACGCAGCGCGCCCTCCGCGCCCTCATCCGGAGCGGGGTCAAGGAGGTGGACGAAGTGCAGCCCGATGGCAGTACCCGCCGCCTGCCGCTCGACGAAGTGCATCCCGGGATGGTGCTGCGCGCAGCACCGCACGCGCTCTTCGCCGTCGATGGCCGCGTCCTCACGGGTGAGTCCTACGCCGAGGAGCAGCTGATCACGGGCGAATCGCTGCCCGTCACCAAGGCCCCTGGCGCTCAGGTCTGGGCGGGTACGCTCAACGGCTCGGGCACCATCGACTACCGCGCCGAGGCCGTGGGCGGGCAGACGGTCGTGGCGCGCATCGTGCGTCTCGTCCAGGAGGCAGGCGCCTCGCGCGCCCCCATCCAGCGGACGGTGGATGGGGTGGCCCGCATCTTTGTCCCCGTCATCGTGCTGCTGGCAGTGCTGACGCTCCTCCTCTGGGGCTTCCTCGGCGGCGCGGAGGGCTGGGAGCACGGCCTGACGGCGGCGCTCACCGTCCTCATCATCGCCTGCCCCTGCGCCCTAGGGCTGGCCACACCTACGGCTATCATGGTCGGTATAGGCCATGCGGCTGAGGAGGGGCTGCTGATCCGCGATGCGGAGACCCTTGAGGCCGCGCTCCATATCGACACCCTCGTGCTGGACAAGACGGGGACGCTCACCGAGGGGCGTCCCGAGCTCAGGCAGATCCATTGGCTCAGTGGGGAGGAGCAGGGCAGTCCCCAGCTGCGCCTCATCCTCTCCGCCCTCGAGGCACGCACCTCCCACCCGCTGGGGGCAGCCGTCGTCCGCGGCCTAGAGCCCAGCCTGCCGCGGCTCGTGCTGCGGCCGCTGCAGCTGACGGCGGTCAGCGAGCGCGCGGGGCGTGGCCTAGAGGGTACGGTCGCAGGGACGCGCTACTTCGTCGGGAGCCGCCGCTACATAGAGGAGCAGGGCATTTCTCTTGCCCCCGAGCTGCAGCCCCTGCTGGAGGCTGCGGCCGCCGAAGGCCTGACGACGAGCTTCTTCGCTCGGGAGGGCGAGCTCCTGGCGCTCCTGCAGCTCTCCGACACGCTACGCCCCTCGGCAGCCTCCGCGCTGGCTGAGCTACGCCAGCAGGGCAAGCGTCTCATCCTCCTGACGGGGGACAATGAGGCCGTCGCCCGCAGCGTCGCCGCCCAGCTCGGGATCGACGAGGTCGTGGCCTCCGTCCTCCCTGATGGCAAGGCGGACTACGTCGCGCGCCTCCAGACCGCAGGGCATCGGGTGGCGATGCTCGGCGATGGGGTCAACGATGCCGCAGCGCTGGCGCGCGCCGACCTGAGTCTGGCGATGGGGCAGGGGAGTGACCTGGCGCTGGAGACAGCGCAGGTGACGCTGCGCGGGAGTGATCTGGCGAAGCTGCCGCTGCTCTTCCGCATCGCCCAGCGCACGCTACGCACTATCCATACCAACCTCTTCTGGGCTTCGGTCTATAACCTCCTTGCCGTGCCGCTGGCCGCAGGGGGACTGTATCTGCTCGTCGGGCGGCAGCTCGATCCCATGCTGGCGGGTGGGCTGATGATGCTCAGTAGCCTCAGCGTCGTCCTCAATAGCCTGCTGAGCCGCCGCGGGCGCTGA
- the queF gene encoding preQ(1) synthase: MASIRDGENELSLLGSKTTVYSQDYAPEVLEAFTNKHQENDYWVRFHCPEFTSLCPITGQPDYATIYVNYIPDVRMVESKSLKLYLFSFRNHGAFHEDCVNIIMKDLIKLMDPRYIEIVGDFTPRGGISILPYCNYGRPGTKYEELAAQRLATHPVR, from the coding sequence ATGGCCAGCATACGTGACGGCGAGAACGAACTCTCGCTCCTCGGCTCCAAGACCACGGTCTATAGCCAGGACTACGCCCCAGAGGTCCTCGAGGCCTTCACCAACAAGCATCAGGAGAATGACTACTGGGTGCGCTTCCACTGCCCCGAGTTCACCAGTCTCTGTCCCATCACCGGTCAGCCCGACTACGCGACGATCTACGTCAACTACATCCCAGACGTGCGTATGGTGGAGAGCAAGAGCCTCAAGCTTTACCTCTTCAGCTTCCGCAACCACGGCGCATTCCACGAGGACTGTGTGAACATCATCATGAAGGACCTCATCAAGCTCATGGACCCTCGGTACATCGAGATCGTGGGGGACTTCACGCCCCGCGGCGGCATCAGCATCCTGCCCTACTGCAACTACGGTAGGCCAGGGACGAAGTATGAGGAGCTGGCTGCCCAGCGCCTCGCTACACATCCCGTGCGATGA
- the galE gene encoding UDP-glucose 4-epimerase GalE, with amino-acid sequence MATKGTILVTGGTGYIGSHTSVELIQAGYEVVSIDNLSNSSADVLDGIEAITGVRPTFYEADCNDAEAMERIFSAHPSIQGVIHFAASKAVGESVQKPLLYYRNNLLSLIVLLETMQRHGTRGIVFSSSCTVYGQPSPEHLPVTEDAPIQEALSPYGNTKQINEEILRDVVYAGAPYKVVRLRYFNPIGAHPSALIGELPNGVPQNLIPYLTQTAAGIRQELSVFGDDYSTPDGSCIRDYINVVDLAKAHVCAVERILDDSKGSERLETFNIGTGRGVSVLELIRTFEAVTGVKVPHKIVGRREGDIEQVWADPKHANTVLGWEAKETLGDTLRSAWAWQLRLAEKK; translated from the coding sequence ATGGCAACTAAAGGAACGATCCTCGTCACCGGCGGGACGGGCTACATCGGCTCACACACCAGCGTGGAGCTCATCCAGGCTGGCTACGAAGTCGTCAGCATAGATAACCTCTCCAACTCCAGCGCCGACGTCCTCGACGGTATCGAAGCCATTACGGGCGTACGCCCCACCTTCTACGAGGCTGACTGCAACGATGCCGAGGCGATGGAGCGCATCTTCTCGGCGCACCCCAGCATCCAGGGCGTCATCCACTTCGCTGCCAGCAAGGCCGTAGGCGAGTCCGTACAGAAGCCGCTACTCTACTACCGCAATAACCTCCTCTCGCTGATCGTCCTCCTGGAGACCATGCAGCGCCACGGCACGCGCGGGATCGTCTTCTCCAGCTCCTGCACGGTCTACGGACAGCCCTCGCCCGAGCACCTGCCCGTCACCGAGGACGCCCCCATCCAGGAGGCCCTCTCGCCCTATGGCAACACCAAGCAGATCAACGAGGAGATCCTGCGCGACGTCGTCTACGCTGGCGCCCCCTACAAGGTCGTACGCCTGCGCTACTTCAACCCCATCGGCGCCCATCCTAGCGCGCTCATCGGTGAGCTCCCCAACGGCGTCCCCCAGAACCTCATCCCCTACCTCACCCAGACGGCAGCAGGCATCCGCCAGGAGCTGAGCGTCTTCGGCGACGACTACAGCACGCCCGACGGCAGCTGCATCCGTGACTACATCAACGTAGTAGACCTGGCGAAGGCCCACGTCTGTGCCGTAGAGCGCATCCTCGACGACAGCAAGGGCAGCGAGCGCCTGGAGACCTTCAACATCGGTACGGGGCGCGGCGTCAGCGTCCTGGAGCTGATCCGCACCTTCGAGGCCGTGACGGGCGTCAAGGTACCACACAAGATCGTAGGCCGCCGCGAGGGCGACATCGAGCAGGTGTGGGCCGACCCCAAGCACGCCAATACCGTCCTCGGCTGGGAGGCCAAGGAGACCCTAGGCGATACGCTGCGCTCGGCATGGGCCTGGCAGCTGCGCCTGGCAGAGAAGAAGTAA
- a CDS encoding nucleoside deaminase, which translates to MSQQEDERYMRLALEEAQLAYESGEIPIGAVVVCDGRVIARAHNEVERLSDPTAHAEVLAVTAATQYMRSKFLGDCRLYVTIEPCTMCAGALHWARLGEVIYGASEEKFGYQRYAPEIFPRATKVRGGVLAEEARALMQSFFRARR; encoded by the coding sequence ATGAGCCAGCAGGAGGATGAGCGCTACATGCGCCTAGCGCTCGAGGAGGCGCAGCTGGCCTATGAATCGGGCGAGATCCCCATCGGGGCGGTCGTCGTCTGTGATGGCCGCGTCATCGCTCGGGCGCATAATGAGGTCGAGCGCCTCAGCGACCCGACGGCTCATGCCGAGGTGCTGGCGGTGACGGCCGCCACGCAGTATATGAGGAGCAAGTTCCTCGGGGACTGCCGCCTCTATGTGACGATCGAGCCCTGCACGATGTGCGCGGGCGCCCTGCACTGGGCACGCCTCGGGGAGGTCATCTATGGGGCGAGTGAGGAGAAGTTCGGCTACCAGCGCTATGCCCCCGAGATCTTCCCCCGCGCTACGAAAGTACGCGGCGGAGTGCTCGCCGAGGAGGCGCGCGCCCTGATGCAATCCTTCTTCCGTGCCCGTCGCTAG
- a CDS encoding AraC family transcriptional regulator, with product MITIKNMVCRRCLWAVEEVFRQQGIALRSLSLGQAEPEEELSPEQLEALGEALGALGFELLGDRRSRLVERIKTAIIELVQRPEGLPALRLSSYLSERLASDYSALSKLFSEVEGITIEHYYILQRIERVKELIVYDELSISEIAYRMGYSSAAYLSSQFKRITGMSPRAFRELRAAPRRPLDEV from the coding sequence ATGATTACGATCAAGAATATGGTCTGTCGGCGCTGCCTGTGGGCCGTGGAGGAGGTCTTCCGCCAGCAGGGTATAGCGCTGCGTAGCCTGAGCCTAGGGCAGGCCGAGCCCGAGGAGGAGCTGAGCCCCGAGCAGCTCGAGGCGCTCGGGGAGGCCCTCGGGGCGCTGGGCTTCGAGCTGCTCGGTGACCGCCGCAGTCGCCTCGTGGAGCGGATCAAGACCGCCATCATCGAGCTGGTGCAGCGCCCCGAGGGGCTGCCCGCCCTACGCCTCTCCAGCTACCTCAGCGAGCGTCTCGCCTCGGACTACAGTGCCCTCTCCAAGCTCTTCTCCGAGGTCGAGGGCATCACCATCGAGCACTACTACATCCTCCAGCGTATCGAGCGGGTCAAGGAGCTCATCGTCTACGACGAACTCTCCATCAGCGAGATCGCCTACCGCATGGGCTACTCCAGTGCGGCCTACCTCAGTAGCCAGTTCAAGCGTATCACGGGCATGTCGCCCCGAGCCTTCCGTGAGCTGCGTGCCGCCCCGCGTAGGCCGCTGGATGAGGTGTAA
- a CDS encoding HD domain-containing protein, with product MNTLELIHRYYTPGTEQEEILRRHSEDVTQLALRLVDAHPELSLDRTFVAEAAMLHDIGVYLTDAPGIHCTGEAPYLLHGYLGAELLRSLGLPRHARVAERHTGSGLTREEIAAHELPLPEGCYMPETLEEQLICYADKFFSKTKLGQQKSLEKVRKGFAKHGEAALERFDALHERFGAGLDFIV from the coding sequence ATGAATACCCTAGAGCTCATCCACCGCTATTATACTCCGGGCACGGAGCAGGAGGAGATCCTGCGCCGCCATAGTGAGGACGTCACCCAGCTGGCGCTGCGCCTGGTGGACGCCCATCCCGAGCTAAGCCTCGACCGAACCTTCGTCGCCGAGGCGGCGATGCTCCACGACATCGGCGTCTACCTCACCGACGCCCCAGGTATCCATTGCACGGGGGAGGCACCCTATCTGCTCCACGGCTACCTCGGGGCCGAACTGCTGCGCTCGCTCGGCCTGCCGCGCCACGCCCGCGTCGCCGAGCGCCATACGGGCAGCGGCCTGACCCGCGAGGAGATCGCCGCCCACGAGCTGCCCTTACCTGAGGGCTGCTATATGCCCGAGACGCTGGAGGAGCAGCTGATCTGCTATGCGGACAAGTTCTTCTCCAAGACCAAGCTCGGGCAGCAGAAGAGCCTGGAGAAGGTACGCAAGGGCTTTGCCAAGCACGGCGAAGCAGCGCTGGAGCGCTTCGACGCGCTGCACGAGCGATTTGGTGCGGGGCTGGACTTCATCGTCTAG